Proteins encoded in a region of the Flammeovirga yaeyamensis genome:
- a CDS encoding LysM peptidoglycan-binding domain-containing protein, translating to MQFNKLFAPFIFVCVIVSTSSLFAQDEGDMMTWKDSIYTVALPEGYLLPSDTLEIVEAAPYAPWFENFEDFDTTSAILLDVVDQTYDYVPNVTDSLVKERLKELENVIPLEYHDRVRLFIDYFAVRNRDYTLGIMERQNIYFPMFERILAEEGVPTELKYLAVIESALKPVALSRVGAKGLWQFMPRTGRAYGLKQSYQIDDRMDPEKATRAAARYLKFLYNYHGDWELAIAAYNCGPGNIRKAQRRSGKKKFWDIYKKLPRETRSYLPQYVAMAYVLTYADEYNLVQDLPKYEIPSEDIFVSQSVDLGLLADELSVCREDLTLLNPSLRFGFAPNYVKNFRIKIPEARFNYYLENQDEILSKIKYTGKGANVGDGYYYHYVRSGESLGLIARKNRVSISSLKAWNNLRSNTIYPGQKLKIYGNAYSPGPSTVSSSSSSKSKSTKSTSSSSSKTSGASIYHTVRSGETLGMIAKKYRVYVADIKRLNKIKGTTIYKGQRLLIKEGKYKAPETKETSTVSKSTPSASSNSKDNLLYHTVGSGETLGGIAEKYNTSASNLRKWNGIRGSTIYKGQKLKVYTSQKVATTTASKSTSTTASTSKKSSTTTAYGPSSKTRYHKVKSGDNLVEIAKMYRVYVNDIKKVNNMKTSTIQAGQTLTIPPSPSSVLNEQKKSSKSNTTSYYTVKSGDTLWSISQKLGLSVGELKQLNGLKSNNLKVGQRLKTKS from the coding sequence ATGCAGTTCAATAAGTTATTCGCCCCTTTTATTTTCGTATGTGTGATAGTATCTACGTCTTCTTTATTTGCCCAAGATGAGGGTGATATGATGACATGGAAAGATAGTATTTATACCGTTGCTTTACCTGAAGGTTATCTTTTACCTTCTGATACTTTAGAGATTGTAGAAGCGGCCCCTTATGCTCCTTGGTTTGAGAATTTTGAAGATTTTGATACCACATCAGCGATTCTTTTGGATGTGGTCGATCAGACATATGATTATGTGCCTAACGTAACGGATAGTTTGGTAAAGGAACGTCTGAAGGAATTGGAGAATGTTATTCCTTTAGAGTATCACGATAGGGTACGTTTGTTCATCGACTATTTCGCGGTACGTAATAGAGATTACACGTTGGGAATTATGGAGCGTCAGAACATTTATTTCCCAATGTTCGAAAGAATTTTAGCAGAAGAAGGAGTACCTACAGAATTAAAATATTTAGCAGTTATTGAGTCGGCTTTAAAGCCGGTGGCACTTTCTAGAGTGGGTGCAAAAGGTCTTTGGCAATTTATGCCAAGAACGGGTAGAGCCTATGGTCTGAAACAAAGTTATCAGATTGATGACAGAATGGATCCTGAAAAAGCGACAAGAGCAGCGGCACGTTATCTTAAGTTCTTATACAATTATCATGGAGATTGGGAGTTGGCAATTGCTGCCTACAATTGTGGTCCGGGTAATATTAGAAAAGCACAAAGAAGGTCTGGAAAGAAAAAATTCTGGGATATTTATAAGAAACTTCCAAGAGAGACAAGATCGTATTTACCTCAATATGTAGCAATGGCTTATGTATTGACGTATGCAGATGAATATAATTTAGTACAGGATTTACCAAAATATGAAATTCCATCAGAAGATATTTTCGTGAGTCAGTCAGTTGATCTAGGCTTACTAGCTGATGAATTATCGGTTTGCCGAGAAGACCTGACACTTTTGAACCCTTCTTTAAGATTCGGTTTTGCTCCAAACTATGTGAAGAACTTTAGAATTAAGATTCCTGAGGCACGTTTTAATTATTACTTGGAGAATCAGGATGAAATTCTTTCAAAAATTAAATATACTGGTAAAGGAGCTAATGTTGGAGATGGCTATTATTATCATTATGTAAGAAGTGGAGAGTCGTTAGGGTTAATTGCTAGAAAGAATCGTGTTTCAATTAGTAGTTTGAAAGCATGGAATAACCTAAGAAGTAATACCATTTATCCTGGTCAGAAATTAAAGATTTACGGTAATGCGTATAGTCCAGGACCGTCGACCGTTTCTTCATCAAGCTCATCAAAATCGAAAAGTACAAAGTCTACATCAAGTTCATCTTCTAAAACAAGTGGCGCAAGTATTTACCATACCGTAAGAAGTGGGGAGACTTTGGGGATGATTGCTAAAAAATATAGAGTGTATGTTGCGGATATCAAAAGATTGAACAAGATAAAAGGAACAACTATTTATAAAGGTCAGCGTCTTTTGATTAAGGAGGGAAAATATAAGGCTCCAGAAACTAAAGAGACAAGTACAGTGTCAAAATCTACTCCTTCAGCATCGAGTAATTCGAAAGATAATCTGTTATATCATACAGTTGGAAGTGGAGAAACTTTAGGTGGTATTGCTGAAAAATACAATACCTCTGCCTCTAATTTGAGAAAGTGGAATGGGATAAGAGGTTCTACAATTTATAAAGGTCAGAAGTTAAAAGTATATACTTCTCAAAAAGTAGCTACTACTACAGCTTCTAAAAGTACTTCGACTACAGCAAGTACATCAAAGAAAAGTTCGACGACAACCGCTTATGGGCCTTCATCAAAAACGAGGTACCATAAAGTGAAGTCGGGTGATAATTTGGTGGAGATTGCCAAGATGTATAGAGTGTATGTAAACGATATCAAGAAGGTGAATAATATGAAGACTTCTACTATTCAGGCAGGACAGACATTAACGATTCCTCCATCGCCGAGTAGTGTGCTTAATGAGCAGAAGAAATCATCAAAAAGTAATACAACTTCTTATTATACTGTGAAGAGTGGAGATACTTTATGGAGTATTTCTCAGAAGTTAGGTCTTTCTGTTGGAGAGTTAAAGCAACTAAATGGCCTAAAAAGTAACAATTTGAAGGTCGGACAACGATTAAAGACAAAATCTTAA